The Halorubrum salinarum genome segment ACGTGGTCATCGTCGCCGAGCGCGACCCGACCGCGATCGCCGAGGGCGACGTGATCACGTTCGTCCGCGGCACGAGCGACGTGCCGGTGACGCATCGGGTGATCGGCGTGAGCGGCGAGGGAGCGGCGCTCGCGTTCGAGACGATGGGCGACGCCAACGAGGGGCCGGATCCGGGGCTCGTCCCGGCCGGGAACCTCGTCGGCGTGGTGACGCTGACGATCCCGTGGATCGGCTACGTGATCCAGTTCGCGGGCACGCGCGCCGGGTTCGTCGCGCTGGTCATGCTCCCCTTCGGCCTGCTCGCGGCCACCGAGGTTTGGTCGATCGTCCGCGACCGCGGCGAGTCCGGAGGACAGGCCCCGGCGACCGTCGAGCCGGTCGAGTCGACCGACGGAGCGGGCGCCGAGGTAGCGGCCGCGACCGACGCCGAGCCCGCCTCGACGGCCGACGCCGCGGGCGGGTCCGGCGGCGTCTCGGTGGACGCGGTCGGGGGCGCGGCGGCGGTGCTGGCCGCGGTCACCCCGTACGCGGTCTACGTCGCGTTCGAGCTGCGCACCGCCGTCGCCATCGCGGTGGCGGTCGCGGCCGCGACGCTCCTGCTGGGCGCGCTCGCGGCGTGGATCCCGGCGAGCGGCGTCCTCGACCGGAGCGGTCCGAGCGCGGCGGAGACCGACGCGCCGGCCGCGGCCGCCGACGGCGGCGTGTCCGAGACCGACGGGGGCGCTGACGCGCCGGCGACCGACGCCGGCGAGCGCGAGGTCGACGCGGTCGACCACCCGGATCGGGAGATTCCAGCGACGACGCCAGCGCCGGCGGACGGCGCCGCGGAGGCGGACAGATGACCGCGAACCGCGGGCTCGTCGCGCTCGTCGCCCTCGCCGTGTTGGTGTGGGGCGTCGCGTTCGCCGGGGGGGCAACGATCGCGGTCCTCACCGCGAACGCCACCGTGACGACGACGTTCGAGACGCCGGACGAACTCCGGCAGATAGACGAGTCCGCCGGCGAGGGGTTCGCCGTCGCGGCCGTCGCGAACGGAACGACCGAGGTGAACGGAACCGCGCCGGCGGCGACCGCCGCCGGACCGGGCGAGAACGTCTCGGCGCCCGCAGGCGGCAACGCCTCGGCGCCTCCCGACGGTAACGCCTCGGCACCGACCGACGGCAACGTCTCGGATCCCGCCGGTGAGAACGTCTCGGCGCCCGCAGACGGCAACGTCTCGGCACCGACCGAGGGCAACACGTCGAGCCCGAGCGAAACGGCACCGGCCGCCGACGGCAACGCCTCGGCGCCCGAGGGTGACGGCGCTTCGGCGCCCGCCGACGGCAATACATCGAGCCCGACCGAAACGGCACCGACCGCGGGCGGTAACGCCCCGGCGCCCGCGGACGGCGGCGAGTCGAGCCCGACCGAAACGGGCACGGAACCGTCGGAGACCGGCGAACCGTCGACGAACGAGTCGAGCGGCGCGGAGAACTCGACGGCGGTCTCGGCCCCGGCGAACGCGTTCGACGCCGATCTGCGGCCCGCGTCCGACCGGCCGAACGGCACGTGATCATGGACGCGCCGATCGGCTCGCAGCAGTCCGGAGAGGGGCGCGGGAGGAGTCCGTGCGCGCGGCGGTCGGCCCTCGGGATCAAGCTCACCGCGCTGCTGCTCTTCGTCGCGCTGCTGCTGCTCGCGTTCCTCGTCGCCATGATCCGCGGCCTCGGGTGATCGGACCGGGCCCGGATGGCGACCGATTCCCGGATCGTGGGGGCGTCCCGCGGAATTATCACCGGGAGCGTCGTAGCCTCGCCAACGAATGGTCGCTATCGACGCCTACGCGTTCGTGTTCGTCGCCGGACTGATCACGGCGCTGGCGACCGGGATCGGCGCGCTCCCGTTCTTCTTCTTCGAGACGATCAGCGACCGCGGGAACGTGGCGCTGTGGGGCTTCGCGTCGGGGATCATGCTCGCGGCGTCGCTGTTCGGCCTCGTCCAGGAGGGACTCGCGGAGGGGACGGTCGTCGAGATCGGCGTCGGGATGCTGGCGGGGGTCGTCCTCGTCGTCATCGCCCACGAGGTGCTGCTGGACGCCGACATCGATCCGAGGGAGTACGCCGAGGCGGACTTCAAGAAGCTGATCCTGATCCTCGGCGTGCTGACGGTCCACAGCTTCCCCGAGGGGATCGCTGTCGGCGTCTCCTTCGCCGACCTCGGGCTCGAGGGCGGCACCACGCTGTTCGGCTTCACCGTCCCGCTGTTGGCCGTGTTCATGACCGTCGCCATCTCGATCCACAACGTCCCCGAGGGGACGGCCATCTCGATCCCGCTGCGGTCGATGGGCGTCTCGAAGTGGAAGATGGTGTGGTGGTCGGTGTTCTCCAGCCTCCCGCAGCCGATCGGGGCGGTGATGGCGTTCGCGTTCGTGCGGTACGCCCGCGAGGTCCTCCCGTACGGCTTCGGCTTCGCGGCGGGCGCGATGATCTACCTCGTGCTCACCGAGTTCGTCCCCGAGGCGCTCGAAACGGGCGCCGACCTCCCGCGGGGCGGCAAGCCGGTCCTCGTCGGCGGGATCGCGCTCGGCGTCGCGCTGATGGTCCCGCTGGCGTACCTGTGATCGCCCGGGGCCGAGCGGGCGGCCCTCACTCAGCACCCAGCACGGTCGGGTTGACCGCGCCGGGCCCCTCGCCCACGTCGTAGCCGCGCCGGACCGCCTCGGTCATCCCCTCGACCGCGGCCTCGACCGCCTCGCGAACCGATTCGCCCCGCGCCAGCCGCGCCGCGATCGCGCTCGACAGCGCGCAGCCGGAGCCGTGCGTCGCGTCGGTGTCGACCCGCGGCGTCTCGAAGCGGTCGACCGCGGGGGCGGACTCGGAGTCTCCCGCCTCTTCGGCCCGCACGAGCGTGTCGACGACGGCGTCGTCGCCGGCCTTCCCGCCCGTCAGGTGTCCGCCCTTCACCAGCGCCGCCTCCGCGCCGAGCGTGACCAGCTCGCGCCCGGCCGCCTCGGCGTCGGCGGGCGTCTCGACCGGGTCGCCGGTCAGCACCGCGGCCTCGTCCGCGTTCGGCGTGACGAGCGTCGCGGCCGCGACCAGGCCCTCGTAGGCCGCCTCGGCCGCGGGCGAGAGCAGGCGGTCGCCGGTCGCCGCGACCATTACGGGGTCGACGACGAGGGGAGCGTCGGCGTCCGCGACCGCCTCGGTC includes the following:
- a CDS encoding signal peptidase I, which gives rise to MTKLLTSPRTKRAANVLGIVLLIAVVAPFAVFAVPEVVGADESFVVLTASMTPAIAPGDVVIVAERDPTAIAEGDVITFVRGTSDVPVTHRVIGVSGEGAALAFETMGDANEGPDPGLVPAGNLVGVVTLTIPWIGYVIQFAGTRAGFVALVMLPFGLLAATEVWSIVRDRGESGGQAPATVEPVESTDGAGAEVAAATDAEPASTADAAGGSGGVSVDAVGGAAAVLAAVTPYAVYVAFELRTAVAIAVAVAAATLLLGALAAWIPASGVLDRSGPSAAETDAPAAAADGGVSETDGGADAPATDAGEREVDAVDHPDREIPATTPAPADGAAEADR
- a CDS encoding ZIP family metal transporter, with product MVAIDAYAFVFVAGLITALATGIGALPFFFFETISDRGNVALWGFASGIMLAASLFGLVQEGLAEGTVVEIGVGMLAGVVLVVIAHEVLLDADIDPREYAEADFKKLILILGVLTVHSFPEGIAVGVSFADLGLEGGTTLFGFTVPLLAVFMTVAISIHNVPEGTAISIPLRSMGVSKWKMVWWSVFSSLPQPIGAVMAFAFVRYAREVLPYGFGFAAGAMIYLVLTEFVPEALETGADLPRGGKPVLVGGIALGVALMVPLAYL
- the thiD gene encoding bifunctional hydroxymethylpyrimidine kinase/phosphomethylpyrimidine kinase produces the protein MPEYDPVDPPVALTVAGSDSGGGAGIQADLTAMTAHGVFGASVVTATTAQNTRGVEDVNPLPADHVAAQYAAVADDFDVRAVKTGMLATAEIVETVTEAVADADAPLVVDPVMVAATGDRLLSPAAEAAYEGLVAAATLVTPNADEAAVLTGDPVETPADAEAAGRELVTLGAEAALVKGGHLTGGKAGDDAVVDTLVRAEEAGDSESAPAVDRFETPRVDTDATHGSGCALSSAIAARLARGESVREAVEAAVEGMTEAVRRGYDVGEGPGAVNPTVLGAE